A section of the Paracoccaceae bacterium genome encodes:
- the deoD gene encoding purine-nucleoside phosphorylase gives MTIHIGAKPGDIAETVLLPGDPYRAKWAAEKFLKGVRLVNETRGMLGFTGTWNGNPVTIQGSGMGMPSLSIYVNELIRDFGAKTLIRIGSAGAMQEHVKLRDVVIAMTSSTMGTPSRGFFKEMSFAPSANYELLQAAHGAAAAKSIPVHVGGIYSSDVFYDERDDLTDQLMRHGVLAVEMEAAELYTLAARYGCRALAILTISDHLITKEEQPSDQRERSFGDMVEMALSAAFA, from the coding sequence ATGACAATTCATATTGGCGCCAAGCCCGGCGACATTGCTGAAACAGTTTTGTTGCCGGGCGATCCTTATCGTGCGAAATGGGCCGCCGAAAAATTCCTCAAGGGTGTTCGGCTGGTCAATGAAACCCGGGGAATGCTGGGTTTCACAGGCACTTGGAATGGCAATCCGGTGACAATTCAGGGCTCGGGCATGGGCATGCCGTCCCTGTCGATCTACGTCAATGAATTGATCCGGGACTTCGGGGCCAAAACCCTGATCCGAATTGGCTCGGCCGGGGCAATGCAGGAACACGTTAAACTGCGCGACGTTGTCATCGCCATGACCTCGTCCACGATGGGAACACCGTCACGCGGTTTCTTCAAGGAAATGAGTTTTGCGCCCTCGGCAAACTATGAATTGCTGCAAGCGGCCCACGGGGCGGCGGCGGCGAAATCGATTCCGGTGCATGTGGGCGGCATTTACTCGTCGGATGTGTTCTATGACGAACGCGACGATCTGACAGACCAGCTGATGCGCCACGGCGTTCTGGCTGTCGAAATGGAGGCGGCGGAACTTTACACGCTTGCCGCGCGTTACGGGTGCCGGGCACTGGCGATCCTGACGATCTCAGATCATCTGATTACAAAAGAAGAACAGCCCTCCGACCAGAGAGAGCGTAGTTTTGGCGATATGGTTGAAATGGCGCTGTCAGCTGCCTTCGCCTGA
- a CDS encoding H-NS histone family protein: MALVSKKDLKNASKSDLEKLAKDVATAIANKSKETLADARKAAEKAAAEFGFSLADLSGGAKRGPGRPPKGSKPGPKPGRKPAKKKAAAPAKYRNPDDAKQTWSGRGRQPAWYKSGIEAGKKPEDFAI, from the coding sequence ATGGCGCTTGTAAGTAAAAAAGACCTGAAGAACGCTTCCAAATCTGATTTGGAAAAACTGGCAAAGGACGTTGCGACCGCAATCGCGAACAAATCCAAAGAAACATTGGCCGATGCGCGCAAAGCCGCCGAAAAGGCCGCCGCTGAATTCGGCTTCTCGCTGGCGGATCTTTCAGGCGGCGCCAAGCGCGGCCCGGGCCGTCCGCCAAAAGGCAGCAAACCTGGCCCCAAGCCCGGTCGCAAACCTGCAAAGAAAAAAGCCGCGGCACCTGCCAAATATCGCAATCCGGATGATGCCAAGCAGACCTGGAGCGGTCGTGGTCGGCAGCCTGCCTGGTACAAATCCGGAATTGAAGCGGGCAAGAAGCCCGAAGACTTCGCAATCTGA
- a CDS encoding DUF1989 domain-containing protein, with product MSERPADADSRRAVAPVICYPDDTLPRPDLAGYRAARATATKSDEALAAPREAATFHVPAGHFFRITSVEGPQVGDLNLWNSNDLSERFYSGKTRALHGSHVTTGDRLWSSFPTLRPMATITEDTLDWYGIDDFGGSVHDVIGTRCDPYTHRLLAGDDYHHCCHSNLTRALADETGLSRGQAEPHVHDVMNVFMCTGFTRDTGQYFMKASPVRPGDYVEFFAEIPLLGALSACPGGDCSSTHSSNVAACYPLLVEVFAPEMPPEGWAIPPINAYDRTHGN from the coding sequence ATGTCTGAACGGCCCGCTGATGCTGACAGTCGCCGCGCGGTTGCGCCCGTCATCTGTTACCCGGACGATACTCTGCCACGGCCCGATCTTGCCGGGTATCGCGCGGCGCGCGCGACAGCCACGAAGTCGGACGAGGCACTGGCCGCCCCGCGTGAGGCCGCGACGTTTCACGTTCCCGCCGGGCATTTCTTCCGCATCACCTCGGTCGAGGGGCCACAGGTCGGCGACCTGAACCTGTGGAATTCAAATGACCTGTCCGAGCGGTTTTACTCTGGTAAAACCCGCGCCCTGCACGGCAGCCATGTGACAACCGGCGACCGCCTCTGGTCGTCATTTCCCACGCTGCGCCCGATGGCGACGATTACCGAGGATACGCTGGACTGGTACGGTATCGACGACTTCGGCGGGTCGGTGCATGACGTGATCGGCACGCGTTGCGATCCTTATACTCACAGATTGCTGGCGGGCGACGATTATCACCATTGCTGCCATTCCAATCTGACCCGCGCATTGGCGGACGAAACGGGATTGTCGCGGGGCCAGGCGGAACCCCATGTCCACGACGTGATGAACGTCTTCATGTGCACAGGCTTCACCCGCGACACCGGCCAGTATTTCATGAAGGCCAGCCCGGTCCGCCCCGGCGATTATGTCGAGTTCTTTGCCGAAATCCCACTTCTCGGCGCGCTCAGCGCTTGTCCGGGTGGGGATTGCAGCAGCACCCATTCGTCGAATGTCGCCGCCTGTTATCCGCTGCTGGTCGAGGTTTTTGCGCCCGAGATGCCGCCCGAAGGTTGGGCCATCCCGCCGATCAATGCCTATGATCGCACACACGGCAATTGA